Genomic window (Cucumis sativus cultivar 9930 chromosome 2, Cucumber_9930_V3, whole genome shotgun sequence):
TGAACCATTTTTAACAGCTTACAATGGCACCTACATAAAGCTAACATTTCCAGCCATGCAAAACATACAAAAAGCTCTCGATGAAGCCGGCTACAGCAAGAAGATAAAAGTAACATGCCCATTGAACGCCGACGTCTACGAGTCAGCCACAAACCAGCCCTCTGACGGGCAATTCCGATCAGATATCCTCGACGAGATGAAAGATATAGTCCGCTTCCTGAGTAGGAACGATGCTGCTTTCATGGTGAACATTTATCCCTTCCTTAGTCTCTACCTGAACTCTGACTTTCCCGTAGATTTTGCCTTCTTCGATGAAAACGGGAAGTCGATAAACGACAAGGGAAAGAAGTATACAAATGTATTCGATGCAAACTTCGACACGTTAGTTTGGTCGTTGAAGAAGATCGGTCTTGGAGATTTGAAGATCATAGTAGGGGAAGTCGGGTGGCCGACGGATGGTAATAAGTTTGCTACTGTGGAGTTGGCAAAGAGGTTTTATGATGGCTTGTTGAAGAAGTTGGCCAGCAAGAAGGGGACTCCCATGAGGCCAAATGAGAAGTTGGAAGTGTATTTGTTCGGCCTTTTAGATGAGGATTTGAAAAGCATTCAACCTGGCTTCTTTGAGCGTCATTGGGGTCTTTTCAGGTATGAATGATCGtaaattctattttgttaGGGTTTGGAGAATAACATAAATTCTATTTTGAACGATcgtaaattatatttgatatctgttaagttttttatttttgaatcttatatttattttttagttttcattctTAATTTCTAGTTAAAGTAAATATTTGAGTTCTCAAGAtgatttttaagaaaaagtaggattttaaagattattattatatttatcaacCTTCATATTtgatgtagaaaaaaaaaatgctccGAATTTAGCACCACACAACACAACAAAGATCATTAAGTTGACTACGATCCATGAATAATGATAATAGtcaaacaaattgataaacaACGTCGATGATTTTccatattattgaaaaacattacAGGGTTATGATATTAAACAACAAGATTTCATCTCATAGTTAACCAATTTGTTTTAAGATGGAAGCTGACTTATAATGTTGTGTCAAAGtccatcaaatttaaataggcattcaataaaaaataaaatcaggATTTTATCCGAGAATATTAACCTAAAGAGACACTATCTCAAATGAGTATATATTGAGGATccaacacaaaaaaagaaaaaaaaaaactaaaaggatCTCACAGTTTTTACAAGATAGACGAGTTACTCTTCTAGTTGTCAATTAGTTCGAATTTTGAGACATAGTTGAAACATTTTACTCATTGTTTTACATGTGTTTCTTAATAGGTATGACGGAAAACCAAAGTTCTCGTTAGACTTAACAGGCAAAGGCAACGACAAGAGGCTAGTGGCAGCGAAGGGAGTTCAATACTTGGAACACAAATGGTGCGTGGTTAAGAACAGTGTTAAGGATTTAGGTACAATATCAAGTCAGATCGACTATGCTTGCTCCATGTCTGATTGCACAAGCTTAGGGTATGGGTCTTCTTGCAACAACCTGAACTCTAGAGGCAACATTTCTTATGCTTACAACATGTATTTCCAAATGCAAGATCAAAGTGTTGAAGCTTGTGTTTTTGGTGAATCTGCTGAAATTGTAACAAGAAATGCCTCTGTTGGCAGTTGCTTATTCCCCATCCAAATAGACAGCATCGGGCAACGGTTGACGCCAATGAACATTGTTGTTTTCACCGCCACCGTGTTGATTGGCCTAGTATTGAGCATGTATGTTTAAATGTATGACAAAGGTTTCAAAACAtaccatttaatttaaattaatagacaTAGTTATAACTACGTACATTTTCCTAATTTCATATGATATTTTCTatactaataaaattaatgatatttaacCTTTCAAGTTAAGttagaattaataaataattattagtatagaaaaggaaaaattaaaaaatttgagaagagaaaattagaagaaagatTGCACCAGCCGGGAATCGAACCCGGGTCTGTACCGTGGCAGGGTACTATTCTACCACTAGACCACTGGTGCTTTCATATCATACCAAAGCTGATTTTTATCGATGATCTTGTCAAACTAAGCATTACAAAGAACTTATagacaataatagaaaaactattttactAGTTGTTTGACGTAAAGTTGTGCAGCAGTCGATTGATCTTTCAACTAAACTGTCATTAAATCGACTGAAGTcgatttagaaaaatgttcaaactAACCTCAACAGTCAAAGAGTTTAGTTGGTCAACTACTTTTACTCTTcgcaatttttcttttaaattgtcAGTTTGAATTTGTCTATTATACTCACCCTTACTTTGACCCCACctattgatatataaaataactCTACTCCAATAAACACTCATTACCAAAATTTATACacttttcacatttttcaaacaaaaattatattcaaatttctctatattttatatttaacagAAAAACTCAATCTAACAACTCAAACACCAACATTTTAACTAGCATATTAACGgttgaaaagtattttttcGTAATCATACAAGTTAAGAGTGTTTAGAAAAAGTCTTCTTATCTAAGAATAGAGCTCATCTCCATCCCATTGATAAT
Coding sequences:
- the LOC101215478 gene encoding glucan endo-1,3-beta-glucosidase 8; amino-acid sequence: MTGATFAIAVTWTVLIVVTTTITSVVQAHLGANWGTMASHPLNPNIVVNLLEDNGIKKVKLFDSDSWTVSALAGSKIETIVGIPNDQLESLASDYNHAKDWVKENVTAHIYDGGVNIRYIAVGNEPFLTAYNGTYIKLTFPAMQNIQKALDEAGYSKKIKVTCPLNADVYESATNQPSDGQFRSDILDEMKDIVRFLSRNDAAFMVNIYPFLSLYLNSDFPVDFAFFDENGKSINDKGKKYTNVFDANFDTLVWSLKKIGLGDLKIIVGEVGWPTDGNKFATVELAKRFYDGLLKKLASKKGTPMRPNEKLEVYLFGLLDEDLKSIQPGFFERHWGLFRYDGKPKFSLDLTGKGNDKRLVAAKGVQYLEHKWCVVKNSVKDLGTISSQIDYACSMSDCTSLGYGSSCNNLNSRGNISYAYNMYFQMQDQSVEACVFGESAEIVTRNASVGSCLFPIQIDSIGQRLTPMNIVVFTATVLIGLVLSMYV